One window from the genome of Streptomyces sp. WZ-12 encodes:
- a CDS encoding LLM class flavin-dependent oxidoreductase gives MSGEDQQTPGSNGRPGDDGIRATAPGTAPVPLSVLDLVTVGAGNTATDAVRTSVELARTAERRGFHRYWVAEHHSMPGVASSSPAVLLAHLAAHTDRIRLGSGGVMLPNHAPLVIAEQFGTLEAMAPGRIDLGLGRAPGTDGATAAALRRTERLHEGADEFPQQLAELTRFLDDDFPAGHPYARIHAVPGPVQATAPGGVQSPHRPPLWLLGSSGFSAQLAGTLGLPFAFAHHFSAANTLPALDLYRSSFRPSAVLAEPYALIGVSALAAEDEREADRQVRTGALAMLRLRTGRPGLVPTPEEAAAHQFSDVERNFVDGWLGNVLHGTPDAVRQGLDDLAKRTGADELMITANAHTGEARRRSYELIADAYGLPQG, from the coding sequence GTGAGCGGCGAAGACCAGCAGACCCCGGGCAGCAACGGCCGTCCCGGGGACGACGGGATCCGGGCCACCGCCCCGGGCACCGCACCCGTCCCCCTCTCCGTGCTCGACCTGGTGACGGTCGGCGCCGGCAACACCGCGACCGACGCCGTCCGCACCTCCGTCGAACTGGCCCGCACCGCCGAGCGCCGCGGTTTCCACCGCTACTGGGTCGCCGAGCACCACTCCATGCCCGGCGTCGCCTCCTCCTCGCCCGCGGTGCTCCTGGCCCACCTCGCCGCCCACACCGACCGCATCCGGCTCGGCTCCGGCGGCGTGATGCTGCCCAACCACGCCCCCCTGGTCATCGCCGAACAGTTCGGCACCCTGGAGGCGATGGCCCCCGGCCGCATCGACCTCGGCCTCGGCCGCGCCCCCGGCACCGACGGCGCCACCGCCGCCGCGCTCCGTCGCACCGAGCGGCTCCACGAGGGCGCCGACGAATTCCCGCAGCAGCTCGCGGAGTTGACCCGCTTCCTCGACGACGACTTCCCCGCCGGCCACCCCTACGCCCGGATCCACGCCGTCCCCGGCCCCGTCCAGGCCACCGCGCCCGGCGGCGTCCAGTCCCCGCACCGCCCGCCCCTGTGGCTGCTCGGCTCCTCCGGCTTCAGCGCCCAACTCGCCGGCACGCTCGGCCTGCCGTTCGCCTTCGCCCACCACTTCTCCGCGGCCAACACCCTCCCGGCCCTGGACCTCTACCGCTCCTCGTTCCGCCCCTCCGCGGTGCTCGCCGAGCCCTATGCCCTGATCGGCGTCTCCGCGCTGGCCGCCGAGGACGAGCGGGAGGCCGACCGCCAGGTCCGCACCGGCGCGCTCGCCATGCTCCGGCTGCGCACCGGCCGCCCCGGCCTCGTCCCCACCCCCGAGGAGGCCGCCGCCCACCAATTCAGCGACGTGGAGCGGAACTTCGTCGACGGCTGGCTCGGCAACGTCCTCCACGGCACCCCCGACGCCGTCCGCCAGGGCCTCGACGACCTCGCCAAGCGCACCGGTGCCGACGAGTTGATGATCACCGCCAACGCCCACACCGGCGAGGCCCGCCGCCGCTCCTACGAGCTCATTGCCGACGCCTACGGGCTCCCGCAGGGCTGA
- a CDS encoding maleate cis-trans isomerase family protein, producing MASVGFLYPGHSAEDDYPRLEALLGGAVRLPLVHTDIGEDAHRVDALLEMGSAARLAAGVDALRERGAEAVVWACTSASFIYGREGAQQQVRELSARAGLPASSTSFAFAHAVAALDVRRVAIAATYPADVAECFHAFLKAAGIEVVATRGSGIITAAEVGTWGRAEVLALARAGDHPDAEAVLLPDTALHTAAHLPALEAALGKPVLTANQVTVWEGLRLLDRPLACPELGALFSRPAGA from the coding sequence ATGGCATCGGTCGGCTTCCTCTACCCCGGCCACTCCGCCGAGGACGACTACCCCCGGCTCGAAGCGCTCCTGGGCGGCGCGGTCCGCCTGCCGCTCGTCCACACCGACATCGGCGAGGACGCCCACCGCGTTGACGCCCTACTGGAGATGGGCTCCGCGGCCCGCCTCGCGGCCGGCGTCGACGCGCTGCGCGAGCGCGGTGCCGAGGCCGTCGTCTGGGCCTGCACCAGCGCCAGCTTCATCTACGGCCGGGAGGGCGCCCAGCAGCAGGTGCGGGAGCTGTCGGCGCGGGCCGGGCTGCCGGCCTCCAGTACCTCCTTCGCCTTCGCGCACGCCGTGGCGGCCCTCGACGTCCGTCGGGTCGCGATCGCCGCCACGTACCCGGCCGATGTCGCCGAGTGCTTCCACGCGTTCCTGAAGGCCGCCGGCATCGAGGTCGTCGCCACCCGCGGCAGCGGCATCATCACGGCCGCCGAGGTCGGCACCTGGGGGCGGGCGGAAGTGCTCGCGCTGGCCCGCGCCGGCGACCACCCCGACGCGGAGGCGGTCCTGCTGCCCGACACCGCCCTGCACACCGCCGCCCATCTGCCGGCCCTCGAAGCCGCGCTCGGCAAACCGGTGCTCACCGCCAATCAGGTGACGGTCTGGGAGGGCCTGCGGCTGCTCGACCGCCCGCTGGCCTGCCCGGAGCTGGGCGCGCTGTTCTCCCGTCCGGCCGGCGCCTAA
- a CDS encoding maleate cis-trans isomerase family protein, giving the protein MDVSFLGGPQPQLGVGVVAPFDFALDRELWRWVPDDVSLHLTRTPFVPVEVSLDLARLVSEHETLDAAVQALCAVSPQVIAYACTSGSFVGGLAGERAMCAAITQAGEVPALTTSGAAIEALHEIGARRIAVVTPYTKSVTDSLEEFLGEAGVTVTGRAYLGLTRHIWKVPYRDVVDMARAAVIGAADALFISCTNLPTYDVIPQLEAELRMPVLSANQVTMWAALRAIGAEAVGPYQALLDPVARSGPAAMTGTQPPPRSSPGPTPEAAFAGPPAPPDAEPGDGPEPPPYLPEDPGQPPV; this is encoded by the coding sequence ATGGACGTCTCCTTTCTGGGTGGCCCGCAGCCGCAGCTCGGCGTGGGCGTCGTCGCCCCCTTCGACTTCGCCCTCGACCGCGAACTGTGGCGCTGGGTACCCGACGATGTGTCCCTGCACCTCACCCGAACTCCCTTCGTGCCGGTCGAGGTCAGCCTCGACCTGGCCCGCCTGGTGAGCGAGCACGAGACCCTGGACGCCGCCGTCCAGGCCCTGTGTGCCGTATCGCCGCAGGTCATCGCCTACGCCTGTACGTCCGGCAGCTTCGTCGGCGGCCTCGCGGGCGAACGCGCGATGTGCGCGGCCATAACACAGGCCGGGGAGGTCCCCGCCCTCACCACCTCGGGCGCCGCGATCGAAGCGCTCCACGAGATCGGCGCCCGACGCATCGCCGTCGTCACCCCGTACACCAAATCGGTCACCGATTCCCTGGAGGAGTTCCTCGGCGAGGCGGGTGTCACCGTCACCGGCCGCGCCTATCTGGGGCTCACCCGGCACATCTGGAAGGTCCCCTACCGCGACGTCGTCGACATGGCCCGGGCCGCCGTCATCGGGGCCGCCGACGCCCTGTTCATCAGCTGCACCAACCTGCCCACCTACGACGTCATCCCCCAGTTGGAAGCCGAGCTGCGGATGCCGGTGCTGTCCGCCAATCAGGTGACGATGTGGGCGGCGCTGCGCGCCATCGGCGCCGAGGCCGTCGGCCCGTACCAGGCGCTGCTCGATCCGGTGGCGCGCAGCGGCCCGGCCGCCATGACCGGCACCCAACCCCCGCCGCGGAGCAGCCCCGGACCGACCCCCGAGGCCGCCTTCGCGGGACCGCCGGCCCCGCCCGACGCGGAGCCCGGCGACGGCCCCGAACCGCCCCCGTACCTCCCCGAGGACCCGGGCCAGCCCCCGGTCTGA
- a CDS encoding D-2-hydroxyacid dehydrogenase, which produces MSESTGSTEHTVLVLGSDPLPQLDRLAGRAEVVFADEKTLAGLLPTADVLLAWDFTSDAIRESWPEHGPRPGWVHTASAGVDRLLCPALVADDTVVTNARGVFEQPIAEYVAGLVIAMAKDFYGSWELQRQRRWQHREALRLAGTRAVVVGSGPIGRAIGTTLLALGVAVDLVGRRERAGDPAFGRVHGAGALNGLLPQADWVVCAAPLTEETRGMFGAEAFALMPRRARFVNVARGPLVVEEALVAALRQWRIAAAALDVFEAEPLGTDSPLWDVPHLIVSPHMSGDTLGWRDALAEQFQDNFDRWAAGEPLLNVVDKRLGYVPVQ; this is translated from the coding sequence ATGTCCGAAAGCACCGGCAGCACCGAGCACACCGTCCTCGTTCTGGGCTCCGATCCCCTCCCCCAACTGGATCGGCTCGCCGGTCGGGCCGAGGTCGTCTTCGCCGACGAGAAGACCCTGGCCGGCCTACTTCCCACCGCTGACGTGCTGTTGGCCTGGGACTTCACCTCCGATGCGATCCGGGAAAGCTGGCCGGAACACGGCCCCCGGCCGGGGTGGGTGCACACCGCGAGCGCCGGCGTGGACCGCCTGCTGTGCCCGGCGCTGGTCGCCGACGACACCGTCGTCACCAACGCCCGCGGGGTCTTCGAGCAGCCGATCGCCGAGTACGTCGCGGGGCTGGTGATCGCCATGGCCAAGGACTTCTACGGGAGTTGGGAGCTCCAGCGGCAGCGGCGGTGGCAGCACCGGGAGGCGCTGCGGCTGGCCGGCACCCGCGCGGTGGTGGTGGGTTCCGGGCCGATCGGTCGGGCCATCGGCACCACCTTGCTGGCACTGGGTGTCGCGGTGGATCTGGTCGGCCGCCGGGAGCGGGCCGGCGACCCCGCGTTCGGCCGGGTGCACGGGGCCGGGGCGCTGAACGGGCTGCTGCCGCAAGCGGATTGGGTGGTCTGCGCGGCGCCGCTGACCGAGGAGACCCGGGGGATGTTCGGGGCCGAGGCGTTCGCGCTGATGCCGCGCCGGGCCCGGTTCGTCAACGTCGCGCGGGGGCCGCTGGTCGTCGAGGAGGCGCTGGTCGCGGCGTTGCGCCAGTGGCGGATCGCGGCGGCGGCGCTGGACGTCTTCGAGGCCGAGCCGCTGGGCACGGACAGTCCGCTGTGGGATGTGCCGCACCTGATCGTCTCCCCGCACATGAGCGGCGACACCCTGGGCTGGCGGGACGCGCTCGCCGAGCAGTTCCAGGACAACTTCGACCGGTGGGCGGCCGGGGAGCCGCTGCTGAACGTGGTCGACAAACGCCTCGGGTACGTACCGGTGCAGTGA
- a CDS encoding M6 family metalloprotease domain-containing protein, with protein MRRVAAVATSLSALIATSIVTGPATASEAALSCALGRTDAHHSEGVDSWNSAYPRPVHTLHAVMIFLSFPDAKPTTSPQQLSGDYFPATSRFFERASYGRFHLRPHIQNRWVRMPRPSTWYGIQRDWDSGRRSTYLRDAVAAANPTVDFSRYDLIYLVADPNAPGVDSDATKVVNLDQPMHADGVELRRFVTVFEHSPPDRNVLAHETGHVFDLPDLYHRPENGRGDWDTYVGDWDLMGSQFGLAPEPFAWHKWRLGWITDGQVDCVNPDRPRMHTLRTLSAPEAPGEHRRPRLLVVRTGPDSALAMEARGAEGNDRTLCTEGILVYRVRSSTASGSGPVKVLDGHPGTSACWGTSVNPPLADAPLGVGESMNDREDGVRIQVEGRTGTGEWAVKVTRSTP; from the coding sequence ATGCGGCGCGTCGCAGCCGTGGCCACTTCCCTGAGCGCGCTGATCGCCACCTCCATCGTGACCGGCCCCGCCACCGCCTCCGAAGCGGCCCTCTCCTGCGCGTTGGGACGCACCGACGCCCACCACTCCGAGGGCGTCGACAGTTGGAACTCCGCCTACCCCCGCCCGGTCCACACCCTCCACGCGGTGATGATCTTCCTGTCCTTCCCGGACGCGAAGCCCACCACCAGCCCCCAGCAGCTCTCCGGTGACTACTTCCCGGCCACCTCCCGGTTCTTCGAACGCGCCTCCTACGGCAGGTTCCACCTCCGCCCCCACATCCAGAACCGCTGGGTCCGCATGCCCCGCCCCTCCACCTGGTACGGCATACAGCGCGACTGGGACTCCGGGCGCCGGTCCACCTACCTCCGCGACGCGGTCGCCGCCGCCAACCCCACCGTCGACTTCAGCCGCTACGACCTCATCTACCTCGTCGCCGACCCCAACGCCCCCGGCGTCGACTCGGACGCCACCAAGGTCGTCAACCTCGACCAGCCGATGCACGCCGACGGCGTCGAACTCCGCCGCTTCGTCACCGTCTTCGAGCACAGCCCGCCCGACCGCAACGTCCTCGCCCACGAGACCGGCCACGTCTTCGACCTCCCCGACCTCTACCACCGGCCGGAGAACGGCCGCGGCGACTGGGACACCTACGTGGGCGACTGGGACCTCATGGGCAGCCAATTCGGCCTGGCCCCCGAGCCGTTCGCCTGGCACAAGTGGCGCCTGGGCTGGATCACCGACGGCCAGGTCGACTGCGTCAACCCCGACCGCCCCCGGATGCACACCCTGCGCACCCTCTCCGCCCCCGAGGCCCCCGGCGAACACCGCCGCCCCCGCCTCCTCGTCGTCCGCACCGGCCCGGACAGCGCCCTCGCCATGGAGGCCCGCGGCGCCGAGGGCAACGACCGCACCCTCTGCACCGAGGGCATCCTCGTCTACCGCGTCCGCAGCTCCACGGCCTCCGGTTCGGGACCGGTGAAGGTGCTCGACGGCCACCCCGGCACCTCCGCCTGCTGGGGCACCTCGGTCAACCCGCCGCTCGCCGACGCCCCGCTCGGCGTCGGGGAGAGCATGAACGACCGCGAGGACGGCGTGCGCATCCAGGTCGAGGGCCGGACCGGCACCGGTGAATGGGCGGTCAAGGTCACCCGCAGCACTCCCTGA
- a CDS encoding putative bifunctional diguanylate cyclase/phosphodiesterase — translation MTDREGATKESGARPARPGAADASARCDGTAASLGDYRAAFHAASLPMAVLNRDGLVLAANPALGDLVGTDPDDLVAATAADLTDLGADPRVWTAYREVLCGRSDRLRCTRRLKRSDGTSVWVEVTVEPVTEGPLGGEERVLLSAADISDRHDLLARLRHLQMHDPVTRLPNRALFFERLSAALETAAFDRAGTGRIGLCYLDLDGFKAVNDTLGHRVGDRLLGAVAQRLTRCAEQATERGAGRGGHLVARLGGDEFALLVEDSTGTDQVAELAQSVLDALQRPFDLAGQRLSVSASIGVVERAASGTTATGLMQAADTTLYWAKEDGKARWTLFDPERNAHRMTRQALSSTLRPAVDRGEFTLEYQPLVGLGDGRAEGVEALVRWRHPQFGVLSPNRFIALAEENGAIVELGRWVLSRACYQARAWQLAHPGDQPLFVSVNVAVRQVWDSDLVADVAGILAETGLPPRLLQLELTESAVMGSAGRPLQALQALSDMGVRIAIDDFGTGYSNLAYLSRLPVSALKLDGSFVHGFRSQEHPNPADEMIVEALVALAHRLGLTVTAECVESAEQAERLRRIGCDTGQGWLYSRPVAPDRVEALLDAGRACG, via the coding sequence GTGACGGACCGTGAGGGTGCGACCAAAGAATCGGGTGCCCGGCCCGCTCGCCCCGGCGCCGCCGACGCCTCGGCGCGCTGCGACGGCACCGCCGCCTCGCTCGGCGACTACCGCGCCGCCTTCCACGCCGCGAGCCTCCCGATGGCGGTCCTCAACCGCGACGGGCTGGTGCTCGCGGCCAACCCCGCGCTGGGCGACCTGGTCGGCACCGACCCGGACGACCTGGTGGCGGCCACCGCCGCGGACCTCACCGACCTGGGGGCCGATCCGCGGGTGTGGACGGCCTACCGCGAGGTGCTGTGCGGCCGTAGCGACCGGCTGCGCTGCACCCGGCGGCTGAAACGGTCCGACGGGACGTCGGTGTGGGTGGAGGTGACCGTCGAGCCGGTCACCGAGGGGCCGTTGGGCGGCGAGGAGCGGGTGCTGCTGTCGGCCGCGGACATCAGCGACCGGCACGATCTGCTGGCCCGGTTGCGGCACTTGCAGATGCACGACCCGGTGACCCGGCTGCCCAATCGCGCGCTGTTCTTCGAGCGGCTCTCGGCGGCGCTGGAGACGGCGGCCTTCGACCGGGCGGGCACCGGCCGGATCGGACTGTGTTACCTGGACCTGGACGGCTTCAAGGCGGTCAACGACACCCTGGGGCACCGGGTCGGCGACCGGCTGCTGGGCGCGGTGGCGCAGCGGCTGACGCGCTGCGCGGAGCAGGCCACGGAGCGCGGGGCGGGCCGCGGCGGTCACCTGGTGGCCCGGTTGGGCGGCGACGAGTTCGCGTTGCTGGTGGAGGACTCCACCGGCACCGACCAGGTGGCGGAGCTGGCGCAGTCGGTGTTGGACGCGCTCCAGCGGCCGTTCGACCTGGCGGGGCAGCGGCTGTCGGTGTCGGCGAGCATCGGCGTCGTGGAACGGGCGGCCAGCGGCACGACGGCGACGGGGTTGATGCAGGCCGCGGACACCACGCTGTACTGGGCCAAGGAGGACGGCAAGGCCCGTTGGACGCTCTTCGACCCGGAGCGCAACGCCCACCGGATGACCCGGCAGGCGCTGTCCAGCACGCTGCGGCCGGCGGTGGACCGCGGGGAGTTCACGCTGGAGTACCAGCCGCTGGTGGGGCTGGGGGACGGCCGGGCGGAGGGCGTGGAGGCGCTGGTGCGGTGGCGGCACCCGCAGTTCGGGGTGTTGTCGCCGAATCGGTTCATCGCGCTGGCCGAGGAGAACGGCGCGATCGTCGAGCTGGGGCGCTGGGTGCTCTCGCGGGCCTGCTATCAGGCGCGGGCCTGGCAGTTGGCGCATCCCGGGGACCAACCGCTGTTCGTCAGCGTGAACGTGGCGGTGCGTCAGGTGTGGGATTCGGACCTGGTCGCGGACGTGGCCGGAATCCTGGCGGAGACCGGGCTGCCGCCGCGGCTGCTGCAACTGGAGCTGACCGAGTCGGCGGTGATGGGGTCGGCGGGCCGGCCGTTGCAGGCGTTGCAGGCGCTGAGCGACATGGGCGTGCGGATCGCCATCGACGACTTCGGCACCGGCTACTCCAACCTCGCCTACCTCAGCCGACTCCCGGTGTCCGCGCTGAAGTTGGACGGGTCGTTCGTGCACGGATTCCGCTCGCAGGAACACCCCAATCCGGCCGACGAGATGATCGTGGAGGCGCTGGTCGCGCTGGCGCACCGGCTGGGGCTGACGGTGACCGCGGAGTGTGTGGAGAGCGCCGAGCAGGCCGAACGACTGCGCCGGATCGGCTGCGACACCGGGCAGGGCTGGCTGTACTCCCGGCCGGTGGCCCCGGACCGGGTGGAGGCGCTGTTGGACGCGGGGCGCGCGTGCGGTTGA